The region CGCCTGGCAGAGAGACTTTGGCGCGGCCAAAACGCGCCAACAACGGCCCCAGCACCAGCACCGATGCCCGCATGGTCTTGACCAATTCGTAAGGTGCTTCGGGATTAATCGTATCGGGAGCACACAGGCTCATGCCACCGCGCTCGCCATGCGTCTGGGTTTGCACCCCCATGTGATCGAGCAACTTGCGCATGGTAGCCACGTCCTGCAAACGCGGCATATTGTGCAAAGTGACCGGCTCCTCGGTCAGCAAGGCGGCGCACAGCTCGGGCAAAGCAGCGTTCTTGGCCCCGGAAATCATCACCGTCCCATGCAGCGCACGCCCGCCACGAATCAATAACTTGTCCATGGCTCAGACCGGTTGTGCGGCCCATTCGGCCGGTGTAAAGGCTTTGATGGACAAGGCATGAATTTCATCGGTTTTCATCTTGTCCCCCAGGGTCGCATAGACACGCTGATGGCGTGTAATGGCGCGTTTACCCTCGAATTCGGCAGACACCACGGTGGTGTACCAGTGACGGCCATCACCTTCCAAAGTGATGTAGTCGCACGCCAGATTGGCGGCAATCAGTTGTTTGATTTGATCAGCAGTCATATATTTTGGAGGGGAAAAGCGTTTGAGGCTTTCCTCAACAGTTGAAGTTTTCAGGAACGGATTTTGTACCCACTGCGCAGCAAGGCATAGGCCCACAGCCCCACACCCAAGGTGGCGCTGGCTACAACCGCCAGGCTGAACCAGGGAGAAATGTCGCTGGCACCAAAAAAACCATAACGAAAACCGTCAATCATGTAGAAAAACGGATTCAGATGGCTCACAGTCTGCCAGAACGGCGGCAAGGAGTGGATGGAGTAAAACACACCACTCAAGAACGTCATGGGCATCACTACAAAATTCTGGAAAGCGGCCATCTGGTCAAATTTTTCAGACCATAAACCCGCCACCACGCCCAAGGCCCCCATCAGGGCCGCCCCCAAAAAGGCAAACGTCACGGCCCAGAACGGTTGTGCCAAAGGTGGTACAGCAAAGAACAGCGACACCGCCAACACCCCCAGACCCACGACCAACCCACGCACAATGGCCGCCCCGACATAAGCCACAAACCAGTGCCATGCAGATAGCGGCGTGAGCAACAAGAACACCAGGTTGCCCATCACCTTGCTGGCAATCAGGGAGGATGAGCTGTTGGCAAAAGCGTTCTGCAGCAAACTCATCATGGCCAGACCGGGCACCAGAAAAGCGGTGTAACTCACGTTGTCATAGACCCGCACATGGGATTCCAGCGCCTGGCCAAATACCAGCAAATACAGCATGGCGGTCAAAATGGGCCCTGTGATGGTCTGTGCCGCCACGCGCACAAAGCGCAGCACTTCCTTGTAAAGCAACATTTGCCAGCCGGTCATACCAGGCTCCGATCATCCCGTCCAGGGTGCTGATTCATCACCTGCAAGAACACGTCTTCCAGGTCTGGGCGACGAATCTCGATATCGCGCACGGTCAGACCAGCCTGGCGAATCTGCGTCAAATAGTGCTCCACCGCCAAGGCATCCACGGCAGGTAACTGCACCACACGACCTGTCACGCGCGCCTTGCTGGCCAACTCGGCCGGTAACTCGCCGTCCACCGTGCAGCGCAGCACATTGCCTGAAGCCGAACTGAGCAAGGCACTGGTGCTGTCCAACGCCACCACTTTGCCGGTTTTGAGCATGGCAATCCGGCCACATAAGGCCTCTGCCTCTTCCAGGTAATGCGTGGTCAAAAGCACGGTGTGCCCTTGTTTGTTGAGTTTGGCAATGAAATGCCACAGGGTTTGGCGCAATTCCACATCCACCCCGGCGGTGGGTTCATCCAGCACGATGACCGGTGGTTTGTGCACCAACGCCAGCGCCACCAATACCCGGCGCTTCATGCCACCGGACAGAGCACGCATGTTGGCATGCGCCTTGTCGGTCAGCCCCAGACTTTCCAAAAGTTCATCAATCCAGGCAGCGTTATGACGCACGCTAAAATAGCCCGACTGGAATACCAGTGCTTCACGCACGTTAAAAAACGGGTCAAACACCAACTCTTGTGGCACCACACCCAGAGCACGGCGGGCTGCCGCAAAATCGGTTTGAACATCATGCCCCATGACACTGACCCGCCCCGAGCTCGCCTGGGTCAAGCCGGCCAAAATAGTGATCAGTGTCGTTTTCCCGGCACCGTTGGGCCCCAGTAAACCAAAAAACTCACCTGGCTGAATCTCCAGATCCACTGAATCCAAGGCCAAAAAACGCTCCCCCTTCAAGCCGCGAGAAGAAGGGTAACTTTTGGAAACGCTCTGAAAAGAAATCGCGGGGGGGTATCCGCCTGCGCTCATGGGCATGGCTTCTGAGCTGGCAGCAACTCGGCAATACCATACAAACGTGCCAAATCCGCAAAACGGGGGGGGATGGCTTGTAATGTCAGGGTCTTGCCTAGCGAGACAGCGCAGCGGCGCAACTCCAACAGCACAGCTAATGCCGTAGAGTCAAAGCGCTGCAACGGAGCTGCGTTGATGGTCACAGTGGAAGAATTTTCAGCATGAACGGCCTGCAGCAATTCCGACAAGCAGTCTGTGGCGTTTTGGTGTATCAGAATGGCTGGCAATTGCAGCATATTCAGCCCTTGGCCGACTTGTCATTTTTGGCTGAATTGGCTTTATTACGATCTGCCAGGGTTGCAATCAGGCCATCAATACCTTTGGCGTTGATTTCCTGGGCAAACTGGCTGCGGTAAGTATCCACCAACCAAACGCCCAACACATTGAGATTAAAAATCCGCCAGCCGGAGGTGCTATCCGCAGACTTTTCCAACCGGTAGTCCAGTTGGATCGGGTCGCCACGCCCCTTGATCACGGTGCGCACAATCACCTCTCTATCTTCCGGCGCAGCGCGCAAGGGTTTGACGCTGAAAGTCAGGTTTTTGGCCTGGCTAATGGCTCCGGCATAGGTGCGAACCAACAGCGTTTTGAATTCTGCCTCCAGACGTTTGCGTTGCTCTGGGGTGGCTTGACGCCAACCCGGACCCACAGCAGAGGCCGTCATGCGCTGAAAATTCAGATAAGGCATGACCTTTTCGTCCAGCAAGACAATCAGATGGGCAACATCACCCGCTTGCACGGCTTTGTCCGTCTGAATAATGTCAAGTGCCTCTTTGGTCAGCCGATCAATCAAGGCATCTGGAGCCTCTTCAGCCGCCCGAACCGGCGCAGCCACCATAGACAGACTTGCGGCCAAGGTCAGTAAAAAATGAGTGAAAAAACGTCGATTCATATTAATTTCTTTCCAAAAAGGCTAGTTGGCCGGTTGATCTTGTGTATCCGGCAGAGCTTCATCGGGAGGATTTCCGTCATACACCTGATTACGTCGGCGCTGCAAAAACGCATCACGGGTAAAGGTATAAGGATCAAGAGCCACCTGGTCAAGCATATCGGTGGCACTTAACAAACGTGCACGACGATCCAGCAAACTCAAGGCAGTCGCAGAATTACGTGCAGGAACATCGCTGACATTAGAGAGTAAATTACCTTGTGCATCCACTGGCAACGCAGCCGTATCACGCACGGTTGACGGCCCCAGCAATGGCAGCACAACGTAGGGGCCAGCCCCAACCCCCCAATAACCCAGGGTTTGGCCAAAATCCTCGGTGTAACGCTCAATTTGCATCTCGGTTGCAATGTCCAGCAAGCCAGCCAAACCAAAAACGGTGTTCACCCCAAAACGCACCAGACTGTTGCCCGCGGCTTCACCCTTGAGCTGCAAGGCGTTGTTCACAAACGACCAGGCATCCTGCAAATTGTTGAAAAAATTGTTCACTCCTGTGCGAACCGGCTGCGGCAACACGTCTTTGTAAACTGTTGCCACCGGCTTGATCACGACCCGATCTACGGCATCATTAAAGTGGTACACACCCCGGTTCAAAGGCTCCAACGGGTCACGCGGATTGGCGCTGGGACCCGTTGCACAGCCTGCAACAGCCAACAGCATCATCAAAAAACCACTCATGGCCATTCGCTGCCAGGTGGTCTTGCTCGAACTTGTTCCCTGAATCATTATTTTCCCTGACTGTTATTACTTCCACCCGGTGCGGCCGGATCAGCCGCCTTGCTGTACAAGAACTGGCTGATCAGGTTTTCCAGTACCACAGCTGATTGTGTGCTGGAAATGACATCTCCTGGCCCGAGGTTTTTATCAGCAGCACCGGCCTCAATCCCCAAATACTGGTCACCCAACAAGCCGCTGGTCAAGATTTTGAGTGAGCTGTCTTTGGGAAAACTGTAGCGACTCTCCAGTGCCAGCGTTACTTTGGCCTGAAACGACTTATCGTCAAACACAATGTTTTCCACCCGACCAACCACCACGCCTGCGCTTTTCACAGCCGCTTTGGGTTTGAGCCCCCCAATATTGTCAAACTTGGCGGCCACTGAATAGGTTTTCTCAAAACTCAAGCTCAGCAGGTTGGCCGACTGCAATGCCATGAACAAAATGGCCACGGCACCAATCAGCACAAACATACCAACCCAGATATCATTTTTAGAGC is a window of Rhodoferax lithotrophicus DNA encoding:
- a CDS encoding MlaC/ttg2D family ABC transporter substrate-binding protein encodes the protein MNRRFFTHFLLTLAASLSMVAAPVRAAEEAPDALIDRLTKEALDIIQTDKAVQAGDVAHLIVLLDEKVMPYLNFQRMTASAVGPGWRQATPEQRKRLEAEFKTLLVRTYAGAISQAKNLTFSVKPLRAAPEDREVIVRTVIKGRGDPIQLDYRLEKSADSTSGWRIFNLNVLGVWLVDTYRSQFAQEINAKGIDGLIATLADRNKANSAKNDKSAKG
- a CDS encoding STAS domain-containing protein; this translates as MLQLPAILIHQNATDCLSELLQAVHAENSSTVTINAAPLQRFDSTALAVLLELRRCAVSLGKTLTLQAIPPRFADLARLYGIAELLPAQKPCP
- a CDS encoding ABC transporter permease, whose amino-acid sequence is MTGWQMLLYKEVLRFVRVAAQTITGPILTAMLYLLVFGQALESHVRVYDNVSYTAFLVPGLAMMSLLQNAFANSSSSLIASKVMGNLVFLLLTPLSAWHWFVAYVGAAIVRGLVVGLGVLAVSLFFAVPPLAQPFWAVTFAFLGAALMGALGVVAGLWSEKFDQMAAFQNFVVMPMTFLSGVFYSIHSLPPFWQTVSHLNPFFYMIDGFRYGFFGASDISPWFSLAVVASATLGVGLWAYALLRSGYKIRS
- a CDS encoding BolA family protein translates to MTADQIKQLIAANLACDYITLEGDGRHWYTTVVSAEFEGKRAITRHQRVYATLGDKMKTDEIHALSIKAFTPAEWAAQPV
- a CDS encoding MlaA family lipoprotein, whose protein sequence is MAMSGFLMMLLAVAGCATGPSANPRDPLEPLNRGVYHFNDAVDRVVIKPVATVYKDVLPQPVRTGVNNFFNNLQDAWSFVNNALQLKGEAAGNSLVRFGVNTVFGLAGLLDIATEMQIERYTEDFGQTLGYWGVGAGPYVVLPLLGPSTVRDTAALPVDAQGNLLSNVSDVPARNSATALSLLDRRARLLSATDMLDQVALDPYTFTRDAFLQRRRNQVYDGNPPDEALPDTQDQPAN
- a CDS encoding ABC transporter ATP-binding protein — encoded protein: MSAGGYPPAISFQSVSKSYPSSRGLKGERFLALDSVDLEIQPGEFFGLLGPNGAGKTTLITILAGLTQASSGRVSVMGHDVQTDFAAARRALGVVPQELVFDPFFNVREALVFQSGYFSVRHNAAWIDELLESLGLTDKAHANMRALSGGMKRRVLVALALVHKPPVIVLDEPTAGVDVELRQTLWHFIAKLNKQGHTVLLTTHYLEEAEALCGRIAMLKTGKVVALDSTSALLSSASGNVLRCTVDGELPAELASKARVTGRVVQLPAVDALAVEHYLTQIRQAGLTVRDIEIRRPDLEDVFLQVMNQHPGRDDRSLV
- the mlaD gene encoding outer membrane lipid asymmetry maintenance protein MlaD, which encodes MQRSKNDIWVGMFVLIGAVAILFMALQSANLLSLSFEKTYSVAAKFDNIGGLKPKAAVKSAGVVVGRVENIVFDDKSFQAKVTLALESRYSFPKDSSLKILTSGLLGDQYLGIEAGAADKNLGPGDVISSTQSAVVLENLISQFLYSKAADPAAPGGSNNSQGK